Below is a genomic region from Ascaphus truei isolate aAscTru1 chromosome 5, aAscTru1.hap1, whole genome shotgun sequence.
TCAGGAAACTGGCACAAGTTGCAGCTAAGTTCCCCTTTATCCtgtcaaaataataaaaaggtGTCTTGTCTTGCATTTATGTACACAGACAATAGTTTGTGTCGTGTGAAATCTCTTCACAATTGTTGCACTAAATTAGATTTGAAAAATCCCAGCAATAGCATTGTTAATCACACATTTAATTAGTCACAAATACAAGGAATGGTCCACATTTCGATTAGCAGGCCTTCAAAAAGGAGGTTGAACAAAGCACCATATTTAGCAGCGTGACTGGAAGAAGTCACCTACCTGCACTGGACCACGGCGGGGGCCAGTGCTGCGTGGGGTTTGTTGCAGAACGTCTTCGGAAGCAGAGCTGTGAAATACATCTTTGAATCTCCAAGTCCTGCCCCGTAATGCCTTGCTTAGCGCTATATAAGGCATTATGAGGCTCAACTTGAAGGGCGTTCGACAGCTCTGCTTTCGAAGATGTCCTGCAGCAGCCACGGTTCTTTAGCGCCACACGCCCCCTGCGCCTTATTTTCTACTCTTCACAGACTAGAGCATTTTCCCAGACCTGTATATCAGTGGCTAAATAAGAACAATTACCTAACAATTGTATGCTTCGGGCCTTCATACCCATGAATGTCGTTTTGATGCTTAAGCCTCATTTTAGCAGCCAGGCAGTAAATCACTCAGTCTGTTAATTTCTTTAACAGAAAAGATATAACAATCTGAAATAAAAGTCTAGTTGTACAGAACCAGCACAGCTACCAAAACCCAGCCAGGAAAGAAGCAAAAAAGGAGGAAACAATAGGTGCACAGCTAACCGATTAAAATAGAAAGACAACAGAGAAGTCGAGTTATACTACAAGCTACAACTGGAATATCCCCCTACCTGTATCCCGATGCCCCATTTAGCTCTGGATGAACAGCAGCCGACTCCATTCCTGGCCACTGTGCAGCTGCCAACAAATACTCCTTATTTACACAGTTTCGCAAAGCATCGGGAATTGGACCTGTGGAGACATCAAGGAGGAAGTACAAAGCTCAAAAAGGTCAGGAGAAAACTGAGAGTCACCTGGAAAAAAGCACAAGGCAAATAGCTCATACACATTTCTATCCACAAACtgattcccaggacatacttgaaaacgagaggtaactctcaatgtattacttcctggtaaaatattttataaataataaataataataataaatacatcagTGCACACCACCACGCACACGCAGATATTTGCCTTTCCTCTTTACCTTGAATGGCTCTGCGGATTTCTTTAGCTGCCTCTTCTCTTGACTCGATGGAAGCATGTTCACTGTACCACGCAGTGTGTGGGGTGCAGATCAAATTGGGAACATCTTTCAGGGGTCCCTGAGAAAAGCTgcaggaccaaaaaaaaaaagctgtcaaaCCAACAAATATGGGAGGGAAGGAAGAATATCTAAATCTTCCCTTTATCACCACAACCACCACCAGTCATTTCTACAGGATACAGACTGAACACGGATACCTGAAAGGTTCAGATTCATGTACATCTAAAGCAGCCCCGCGGATTCGTCCCTCTTTCAAAGCCTGGGCCAGTGCCTTCTCATCAACAAGCCCCCCACGTGCCGTATTCACCAAGAAGCACCCTTGGCGCATCTGAAATTAAAGGAAAGACTCAGAAGAGTGCTGGGAATGTGTATGTCCTTGGTGACAAAAAAGATTGGTCTTTCATTGTCCCACAGATGGGAAGTACCAAGTGAAAATTCTCCATGACAGCAAGAATATTTCCAACAAGACGGCAAACGTCCGTACCAACGAAGGTGACTGACATGTTCTAAATGTCATAGCTGATAAGTTGCAATAGTGGGCAGACATTATAGAACAGTTCCGCAGATTAGCAAATATGGCACACTGCCATTCACCTTCTTGTCAGGTATAAGATGTTATTTTTGCATGTCACACAAACTCTTCAACCACTCCCAATTCTGGAATGTTTCAGTCGCTGGAGTACGCAgaaatgaacccccccccccccctttgatcATCTCCCCTCCCAAAACTGATAGAAACATATTAAAGTAACTGTCAGTGGATTATTTCAGGATTATGGATTTCCCGGACCTTATGTACATTGCTTTGAATTTATACCAGTAACATTAAAGAAGCAGGATTCCTGCCAACGGTAGggtaaaaaaacagcaccaggaaCAAAATGTTTTTGGGgcaatttattattaaaaggGGTTTTATATGAGTGGAAGTGAGACATTGCATAATTGTAGTGTGATAATTTTCACTGGTAACAAAAGATTCATTGAAGCTGTATGTATTACCGTTTTCCCTTTTCCGTGCATATTTCTACATGGTTAGTGGAACACTGTGGGCCACTGCACCTGTTTGACTGTGTGCAGGAATCCGCTCTGCATGTCTACGTGCTGCGCACTCACCTGTTTTATGGTGAAGTCATTGATGAGGTGATGATTGTGCTCATTCAGACTGCAGTGCAGGGTTATGCAGTCACTGTGCATTAGCAACTCCTGAAGTGTCCCCATTCTCTGCAAACCCAGGGACCGCTCCACCCCATCCGCTAAGTAGGGGTCATAAAAAATGACACTGAAGCCAAAGGCTTTCGCACGTAGAGCCACTGCCTGCCCCACCCGACCTGGAAATGAGACAAGGTAGCACATCAGTACTTCTGGCAGTACGAGGGATACACTGCTACATAGATGAGGCATAATGCATCTTTACCAAGTCCAATGATGCCCAAGGTCTCTCCTCGAATTCTGGCTGCACCTCCAGCGACCTCTCGGATCTGCTCCACGCTAGATGCTCGGTTCCCCTCCCTCATGGCCTGGTGCAGCCACGTGACACGCCGGTACAGGTTCAAGATGTGGCAGAGGGTTGAATCAGCCGTCTCCTCCACGGAGGATGAGGGAACATTACACACCGCAATCCCTGGGAAAAGATCCTGCTTTCAGTACTCTAAAAGCAGCACAAACGTCATGCGTTTAGGAGGCATCTCAGCACCTTACCCAATTCAGCAGCAGACTTAATGTCAATGTTATCATAGCCACTGCCAATCCTAATGATAATACGAAgggccttgaatttttccagGTCATCACGGGAAAGGGAAATCGTGTGATACATCAGTGCTCCCACAGCCTCACTTAACACCTGTTGTGAGAGAGATATTGTGGTTTTGATGCAAAAGCTCTTCCTTTCTCCATTCAATGAGACACTAAAGTAGTAAGGATTCTACTGCCTAGCAGACCCTGAATCGTAATTAAATTGAAATTTGatgtaattttttaaaaaaaaatatgcaactCCTGAAGCACGTAATTACCTTCTCATGAATTTCCTGTGTTGATTGAGCATCGCAGAATGCCACCGTAGCGACGTCCTTTAAAATAGGCATCTCAACCGTGCAATCTCTCCCATCCAGAAGAGCCACCAACGGACGAACAGGCATTGGACCGTTCAAAATAGGAGGCCGGATTCCTACTGAAGCAAACAGAAAACTTGCAAAAAACACACAAGGAAGTCACATAGAACAGTTGTGACAGAACACAAGCTGATTTGTATGATGCAGTATAAGTGTACATATCATAGGTAGGCTGCACAATGTGTTGTATACATAATAAAGATGGGAAGCAATGTACATTCAGTGTATAAAGTATAGACAGAGTAGCGAAAGGGTACAGTATACAAATGCTTTATAAAGTACTAGATGGTCAAAGCCCAGCTTTGCACAGGTTGCACTAAtcactactactaataataataaattgtctctctttctctctctctcccccccaaccccactcacaacactttcctttaataccctATGAGGTGCCCAATTATTTCCGCCTCTCTTTTTGCATTCTAGAGTTCTCCTCACGTGTCAACGGACTTCCACatgccagatacatagcctaccaggtacaacacccactggctgacttgcttgtcagagaaatgtgtcacacacacacacacacacacacacacacacacacacacacacacacacacacacacacacacacacacacacacacacactttttgttttttaaaaaaccCTTAGGTGCACCTAGGGTTCCCTTAGTATGTCAGCAAAGTTTCAGGTGTCTAGGTTTCATGGTGTTGGAGCTATGGCCCTTACAGAAAGACTATTATTATATTATAGACCGGACAGGATACAGTCTATAAGTAGTTTATAGATAGGCTACAGTATACAAATAGTTTATAGTACAGAAGAAAGAACATTCCTGAATAAAGTATATAAAGAATAATCGAACATTTGGTTACCTTCACAAATTCTGTCTAAACGCTGTCTCTTCACTTTGTGTTTATCCATGATTACGTCTTCAGCAACCTGGTGAAAAGACACATGAAACAATTTACTTcttgcagagaaagagagcgacaaTGCAGAAAAACAAGGAGGGGGGAAATCAATGGAAGAAAAATGAAGTGGCAAAGAAAGCTGTGTAGGGAGGCGCCATAAATTGCACACGATGGGGGAGAAAGACAGGAGAAAAACAAGGATGACACAGATGAGATAAGCAAGAAAGGTGAAACATGGAGTGGAATCCGATAAGCATTGGGGAATGGACCACCAACACTGGCAAGTTGGTTACAAAGAATAAAATCAGGAGGTTGAAAAGGAGACAAGATTAGAAAGGAGAAACAAAATAAGAAAATGGAAGACTGGTAAGAAATAGGGGAAGTGTGGAACACAGAAGAGAAAGATGTAAAGAAACCACAGAGAAAAGAGGTGAGGGAAGCATGGTGTAGGTGAAAATTGTACACATTCTCAGACAGTATTGATAGCAGATAAGGAGCAAAAAA
It encodes:
- the LOC142495354 gene encoding C-terminal-binding protein 2 isoform X3, translating into MGESKQILATASLNYSTYLIYTGQSVYMHFSVVAEDVIMDKHKVKRQRLDRICEVGIRPPILNGPMPVRPLVALLDGRDCTVEMPILKDVATVAFCDAQSTQEIHEKVLSEAVGALMYHTISLSRDDLEKFKALRIIIRIGSGYDNIDIKSAAELGIAVCNVPSSSVEETADSTLCHILNLYRRVTWLHQAMREGNRASSVEQIREVAGGAARIRGETLGIIGLGRVGQAVALRAKAFGFSVIFYDPYLADGVERSLGLQRMGTLQELLMHSDCITLHCSLNEHNHHLINDFTIKQMRQGCFLVNTARGGLVDEKALAQALKEGRIRGAALDVHESEPFSFSQGPLKDVPNLICTPHTAWYSEHASIESREEAAKEIRRAIQGPIPDALRNCVNKEYLLAAAQWPGMESAAVHPELNGASGYRN
- the LOC142495354 gene encoding C-terminal-binding protein 2 isoform X5; this translates as MDKHKVKRQRLDRICEGIRPPILNGPMPVRPLVALLDGRDCTVEMPILKDVATVAFCDAQSTQEIHEKVLSEAVGALMYHTISLSRDDLEKFKALRIIIRIGSGYDNIDIKSAAELGIAVCNVPSSSVEETADSTLCHILNLYRRVTWLHQAMREGNRASSVEQIREVAGGAARIRGETLGIIGLGRVGQAVALRAKAFGFSVIFYDPYLADGVERSLGLQRMGTLQELLMHSDCITLHCSLNEHNHHLINDFTIKQMRQGCFLVNTARGGLVDEKALAQALKEGRIRGAALDVHESEPFSFSQGPLKDVPNLICTPHTAWYSEHASIESREEAAKEIRRAIQGPIPDALRNCVNKEYLLAAAQWPGMESAAVHPELNGASGYRFPPGVVGVAAPGHPSAVEGLVASSHPLIPSVSHTPSPGQTSKPDPDREIPTDQ
- the LOC142495354 gene encoding C-terminal-binding protein 2 isoform X4, coding for MDKHKVKRQRLDRICEVGIRPPILNGPMPVRPLVALLDGRDCTVEMPILKDVATVAFCDAQSTQEIHEKVLSEAVGALMYHTISLSRDDLEKFKALRIIIRIGSGYDNIDIKSAAELGIAVCNVPSSSVEETADSTLCHILNLYRRVTWLHQAMREGNRASSVEQIREVAGGAARIRGETLGIIGLGRVGQAVALRAKAFGFSVIFYDPYLADGVERSLGLQRMGTLQELLMHSDCITLHCSLNEHNHHLINDFTIKQMRQGCFLVNTARGGLVDEKALAQALKEGRIRGAALDVHESEPFSFSQGPLKDVPNLICTPHTAWYSEHASIESREEAAKEIRRAIQGPIPDALRNCVNKEYLLAAAQWPGMESAAVHPELNGASGYRFPPGVVGVAAPGHPSAVEGLVASSHPLIPSVSHTPSPGQTSKPDPDREIPTDQ
- the LOC142495354 gene encoding C-terminal-binding protein 2 isoform X2 gives rise to the protein MGESKQILATASLNYSTYLIYTGQSVYMHFSVVAEDVIMDKHKVKRQRLDRICEGIRPPILNGPMPVRPLVALLDGRDCTVEMPILKDVATVAFCDAQSTQEIHEKVLSEAVGALMYHTISLSRDDLEKFKALRIIIRIGSGYDNIDIKSAAELGIAVCNVPSSSVEETADSTLCHILNLYRRVTWLHQAMREGNRASSVEQIREVAGGAARIRGETLGIIGLGRVGQAVALRAKAFGFSVIFYDPYLADGVERSLGLQRMGTLQELLMHSDCITLHCSLNEHNHHLINDFTIKQMRQGCFLVNTARGGLVDEKALAQALKEGRIRGAALDVHESEPFSFSQGPLKDVPNLICTPHTAWYSEHASIESREEAAKEIRRAIQGPIPDALRNCVNKEYLLAAAQWPGMESAAVHPELNGASGYRFPPGVVGVAAPGHPSAVEGLVASSHPLIPSVSHTPSPGQTSKPDPDREIPTDQ
- the LOC142495354 gene encoding C-terminal-binding protein 2 isoform X1 yields the protein MGESKQILATASLNYSTYLIYTGQSVYMHFSVVAEDVIMDKHKVKRQRLDRICEVGIRPPILNGPMPVRPLVALLDGRDCTVEMPILKDVATVAFCDAQSTQEIHEKVLSEAVGALMYHTISLSRDDLEKFKALRIIIRIGSGYDNIDIKSAAELGIAVCNVPSSSVEETADSTLCHILNLYRRVTWLHQAMREGNRASSVEQIREVAGGAARIRGETLGIIGLGRVGQAVALRAKAFGFSVIFYDPYLADGVERSLGLQRMGTLQELLMHSDCITLHCSLNEHNHHLINDFTIKQMRQGCFLVNTARGGLVDEKALAQALKEGRIRGAALDVHESEPFSFSQGPLKDVPNLICTPHTAWYSEHASIESREEAAKEIRRAIQGPIPDALRNCVNKEYLLAAAQWPGMESAAVHPELNGASGYRFPPGVVGVAAPGHPSAVEGLVASSHPLIPSVSHTPSPGQTSKPDPDREIPTDQ